The following are encoded together in the Bacillus sp. V2I10 genome:
- a CDS encoding PTS transporter subunit IIBC: MKNLLSFDFWQKFGKALMVVVAVMPAAGIMISLGKLIAMSGGDITLVQTIARVMEDIGWGIITNLHILFAVAIGGSWAKERAGGAFAALIAFILINRITGAIFGVNSAMLADPEATVNSLFGQELIVKDYFTSVLGAPALNMGVFVGIIAGFLGANLFNKYYNYNKLPESLSFFNGKRFVPFAVIGGSVVTAIVLSLVWPFIQGLLNDFGQWIATSRNTAPIVAPFIFGALERLLLPFGLHHMLTVPMNYTSLGGTYEILTGGSAGSTVSGQDPLWLAWIADLNNFLAAGDTASYNKLLNDVTPARFKVGQMILSTASLIGIAYAMYRNVDKDKRMKYKSMFLSAGLAVFLTGVTEPIEFMFMFAAPVLYVVYAITTGLAFAIVDIIDIRVHSFGFIELLTRTPMIIKAGLWMDIVNFVLACLVFFGLNFGIANFMIKRFNFPTPGRNGNYIDSEEPAAKGNGEVNSDSQASAIITLLGGSANIEDVDACMTRLRVTVKDSGKVAGEAQWKENGALGLIIKDKGVQAIYGPKADVLKSDIQDTLGA, translated from the coding sequence ATGAAGAACTTATTATCGTTTGATTTCTGGCAAAAATTCGGTAAAGCCTTGATGGTTGTTGTAGCCGTTATGCCAGCAGCCGGAATTATGATCTCACTTGGCAAGTTAATCGCCATGTCAGGCGGAGACATCACGCTCGTGCAAACGATTGCACGAGTAATGGAAGATATCGGTTGGGGCATTATCACCAATCTTCACATCCTGTTTGCAGTTGCGATTGGGGGTTCCTGGGCTAAAGAACGCGCTGGCGGAGCGTTCGCTGCATTAATCGCGTTCATTCTTATTAACCGTATTACAGGAGCGATCTTTGGAGTTAATTCTGCTATGCTTGCAGATCCTGAAGCGACTGTAAATTCTTTATTCGGACAAGAATTAATTGTTAAAGATTACTTCACATCTGTATTAGGTGCCCCGGCATTAAACATGGGTGTATTCGTTGGGATTATCGCAGGTTTCCTTGGTGCAAACCTGTTTAATAAATATTACAATTACAATAAGCTTCCAGAATCACTTTCATTCTTTAACGGCAAGCGCTTTGTGCCTTTCGCAGTTATCGGCGGATCTGTTGTAACCGCTATCGTATTATCTCTAGTTTGGCCATTTATTCAAGGCCTTTTAAATGACTTCGGTCAATGGATTGCCACTTCACGCAACACGGCACCAATTGTTGCACCATTTATCTTTGGCGCACTTGAGCGCCTGCTTCTTCCTTTCGGTCTTCATCACATGCTGACAGTGCCGATGAACTATACGTCTCTTGGCGGAACATACGAAATCTTAACTGGCGGAAGCGCTGGTTCAACGGTATCCGGTCAAGATCCTTTATGGCTTGCATGGATTGCCGACTTAAACAACTTCCTTGCTGCAGGAGATACTGCAAGCTATAACAAGTTGTTAAATGACGTGACACCAGCCCGTTTTAAAGTTGGACAAATGATTCTTTCTACAGCCTCACTAATCGGTATTGCTTATGCGATGTACCGCAATGTTGATAAAGACAAACGAATGAAATATAAATCAATGTTCCTATCTGCAGGTCTTGCAGTATTTTTAACTGGCGTAACAGAGCCAATCGAATTCATGTTCATGTTCGCTGCTCCTGTTCTGTATGTTGTATACGCTATTACAACAGGGCTTGCATTTGCGATCGTCGATATCATCGACATCCGTGTTCACTCATTTGGTTTCATTGAGTTATTAACACGTACTCCAATGATCATTAAAGCTGGTTTATGGATGGATATCGTGAACTTTGTTCTTGCATGTTTAGTATTCTTTGGTCTTAACTTTGGAATCGCTAACTTCATGATCAAACGATTCAACTTCCCTACTCCGGGACGCAACGGAAACTACATCGATTCTGAAGAGCCTGCTGCTAAAGGCAATGGTGAAGTAAACAGCGATTCACAGGCTTCTGCTATCATTACTTTACTTGGCGGATCTGCTAATATTGAAGATGTAGATGCATGTATGACACGCCTTCGTGTTACTGTAAAAGATTCAGGCAAGGTTGCAGGCGAGGCGCAATGGAAAGAGAACGGCGCTCTTGGTTTAATTATTAAAGACAAAGGTGTACAAGCAATCTACGGACCGAAAGCAGATGTTTTAAAATCTGATATTCAAGATACGTTAGGAGCTTAA
- a CDS encoding endonuclease/exonuclease/phosphatase family protein — MKLLTLNCHSWQEENQMEKIKTLAKTIQEKSYDVIALQEVSQLEDEPIVYDQLKKNNYALVLLDELKQLGVTDYHLVWGFAHMGYPGYEEGLAILSKHPITNNETFFVTKGQNTWKVRSIVCATIQYNERLLSFYSCHLGWWHDEEEPCKFQMDSLLQKLDRSHPFFLMGDFNNSADIRDEGYDYLLSNGLYDTYKLAEDKDSGITVKGKIAGWDENKQDLRIDLILSSEKVKVLSSKVIFNGDHKPVVSDHYGVETEISM, encoded by the coding sequence ATGAAATTATTAACGCTTAATTGTCACTCTTGGCAAGAAGAAAACCAGATGGAGAAAATCAAAACACTGGCAAAAACAATCCAGGAAAAATCATATGATGTCATTGCCCTTCAGGAAGTCAGCCAGCTTGAAGATGAGCCCATCGTTTATGATCAGTTAAAAAAGAACAATTATGCGTTAGTTCTTCTCGACGAGCTGAAACAGCTTGGAGTAACTGATTATCATCTCGTTTGGGGGTTTGCCCATATGGGATATCCTGGATACGAGGAAGGCTTGGCTATTTTATCCAAGCATCCTATAACCAATAATGAAACCTTCTTCGTTACCAAAGGTCAGAATACCTGGAAAGTCCGGTCAATCGTTTGTGCCACAATTCAATACAATGAGCGATTACTCTCCTTTTACTCATGTCATCTTGGCTGGTGGCATGACGAAGAGGAGCCATGTAAATTCCAGATGGATTCTCTTCTTCAAAAGCTTGACCGATCTCATCCGTTCTTTTTAATGGGTGACTTCAATAACAGCGCTGATATAAGAGATGAAGGTTATGACTACCTCCTGTCAAACGGTTTATATGATACGTATAAACTTGCTGAAGATAAGGATTCAGGCATAACCGTTAAAGGCAAAATAGCCGGCTGGGATGAAAATAAACAAGATTTGCGCATTGATTTGATTCTATCAAGTGAAAAGGTTAAAGTGCTGTCATCCAAAGTTATTTTCAACGGTGATCATAAACCTGTCGTTTCAGATCATTATGGTGTTGAGACAGAGATTAGCATGTAA
- a CDS encoding YihY/virulence factor BrkB family protein, whose protein sequence is MKDLLRRIHQHELNDLSAVIAYYFLLSLFPLLIFLIAMFPYFSLDVSPLLTWINHYVPSETAELLTEQIKSLFGETNSYILAFGLIAALWSASNATHILIRAFNRALEIKETRPFIKVRIDALLLAAGLIITITIALLLPVFGKVIIDSATQYAPFLENINPLLNQARWILSFFMINLVLLALYYFAPSEKLGFFEIYFGSLLATTLWIISSYGFSFYVDNFKAFNAAYGSLGGIIILLIWLYFTAFSILLGGEINAMLVCRRRKKFCPN, encoded by the coding sequence ATGAAAGATTTGCTAAGAAGAATTCACCAGCACGAATTAAACGACTTATCAGCAGTTATTGCCTATTATTTTTTACTTTCCCTTTTTCCGCTGCTTATTTTTTTAATTGCCATGTTTCCATATTTTTCGCTAGATGTTTCTCCATTATTAACATGGATTAATCACTACGTGCCTTCTGAAACAGCTGAGCTGCTTACAGAACAGATCAAAAGTCTGTTTGGGGAAACAAATAGCTACATTCTCGCATTCGGCCTGATCGCAGCGCTCTGGTCTGCAAGTAACGCGACACATATTTTGATTCGGGCATTTAACCGGGCACTTGAAATTAAAGAAACCCGTCCTTTCATTAAAGTCCGTATTGATGCTCTGCTTTTGGCAGCAGGCCTAATCATTACAATTACAATCGCCCTGCTTCTTCCTGTATTTGGAAAAGTCATCATCGACAGTGCGACTCAGTATGCGCCCTTTCTTGAAAATATCAATCCGCTATTGAATCAGGCCAGGTGGATTCTTTCATTTTTCATGATTAATTTGGTTTTGCTCGCCCTTTATTATTTTGCGCCAAGTGAAAAGCTTGGATTTTTTGAAATCTATTTCGGATCTCTTTTAGCCACAACGCTCTGGATTATAAGCTCATATGGGTTTTCTTTTTACGTTGATAATTTCAAAGCCTTTAATGCTGCTTATGGAAGTTTGGGAGGCATCATTATTTTACTGATTTGGCTGTATTTCACAGCCTTCTCCATTTTGCTTGGCGGAGAAATAAATGCGATGCTCGTCTGCCGCAGAAGGAAAAAGTTCTGTCCTAACTGA
- a CDS encoding DedA family protein, protein MLDFIINLLREFGIWGLMAGLAIEASSLPFPGSLITLAYGYLLDLSILQLIWIALLGSAVYTVFSFIPYWIGYKLEHKMKKKLTKKKKTFEKTQRWFNKCGLWSIAIARPLGIGNYISYVSGLSKVKALPFAGLTFLGVFPLNITMLWLGQIGSLKSITAFMSDMQTYLIIAAGLAIVLFLLYRFVYKKKDCSDSASSSSQKV, encoded by the coding sequence ATGTTAGATTTCATCATAAATCTATTGCGGGAGTTTGGAATATGGGGTCTGATGGCAGGTCTTGCAATTGAAGCTTCATCCCTGCCTTTTCCAGGTTCACTTATAACCCTTGCGTATGGCTATTTACTGGATTTATCGATACTCCAATTAATCTGGATTGCCCTTTTAGGGAGTGCGGTTTATACGGTATTCAGTTTTATTCCTTATTGGATTGGATATAAATTAGAGCATAAAATGAAAAAGAAGCTGACAAAAAAGAAAAAAACATTTGAAAAAACGCAGCGCTGGTTTAATAAATGCGGTCTTTGGAGCATTGCAATTGCACGGCCCTTAGGAATCGGCAACTATATTTCTTACGTTTCAGGCCTTTCAAAAGTGAAGGCTTTGCCATTTGCTGGCCTTACATTTTTAGGGGTATTCCCTCTAAATATCACCATGCTCTGGCTTGGACAGATTGGCAGCCTAAAATCGATTACTGCATTCATGTCAGATATGCAGACTTATCTTATAATTGCCGCCGGATTGGCGATTGTCCTATTCCTTCTCTACCGTTTTGTCTACAAGAAGAAGGATTGTTCTGATTCAGCAAGTTCCTCCAGTCAAAAGGTTTAA